A single genomic interval of Cucumis sativus cultivar 9930 chromosome 5, Cucumber_9930_V3, whole genome shotgun sequence harbors:
- the LOC101210020 gene encoding patellin-3, producing the protein MAEETQKPAAAEPPPSSQPVPEEPAVVPPPAPEKELPDPAPAPANPDSVEEVAEAEKPKAADDFEKISQSVSFKEETNVVSELPESQRKALADLKLLIQEALNNHDFTAPLPPPPAKEEEKPTEEKKEDSDKPAEDPKIEQESEAVPQEQPLKEAVVEEPPKSQPEPEPETVTVTVTVEDTITPNPAPETSLAPKPEEKAEETSKVVEKVAVIDEDGAKTVEAIEETVVAVSAPEPKEPALPTEEAEAEAEAEAAEPVPPPPPEEVFIWGIPLLGDERSDVILLKFLRARDFKVKDAFTMIKNTVRWRKQFGIEALLDEDLGNQWDKVVFSHGVDREGHPVCYNVFGEFENKDLYQATFSDDEKSLKFLRWRIQFLEKSIIKLDFSPSGISTIVQVNDLKNSPGLTKWELRNATRRALQLLQDNYPEFAAKQVFINVPWWYLAVNRMISPFFTQRTKSKFVFAGPSKTAETLFKYVAPEQVPVQYGGLSREGEQEFSVEDPVTEVAIKAAAKHTVEFPISEPSLLVWELRVVGWDVSYGAEFSPSAEGGYTVIVQKTTKLGPADEPVISNSYRVGEAGKIVLTIDNLSSKKKKILLYRSKTKPVSD; encoded by the exons ATGGCTGAGGAAACCCAGAAGCCTGCTGCTGCCGAACCGCCGCCTTCTTCTCAGCCTGTCCCGGAAGAGCCTGCTGTTGTTCCGCCTCCTGCCCCTGAGAAGGAACTACCTGACCCTGCTCCTGCTCCTGCCAACCCTGATTCGGTGGAGGAAGTTGCAGAGGCCGAGAAGCCCAAGGCGGCCGACGACTTTGAGAAGATCTCTCAGTCGGTTTCTTTCAAGGAGGAGACCAACGTTGTTTCTGAGCTTCCGGAGTCGCAGAGGAAGGCGCTGGCCGATCTTAAGCTTCTGATTCAGGAAGCTCTCAATAACCACGACTTCACTGCCCCTCTACCCCCTCCCCCGGccaaggaagaagagaagccGACCGAGGAAAAGAAGGAAGACTCTGACAAACCTGCCGAAGACCCTAAAATCGAACAGGAATCCGAAGCTGTACCCCAGGAACAACCTCTCAAGGAAGCTGTGGTCGAAGAGCCTCCCAAATCCCAACCAGAACCAGAACCAGAGACTGTGACCGTCACGGTCACGGTGGAAGATACAATCACTCCTAATCCCGCGCCCGAGACTTCCTTGGCTCCAAAACCCGAAGAGAAGGCGGAAGAGACGTCGAAGGTGGTGGAAAAAGTGGCAGTTATCGACGAAGATGGTGCCAAGACGGTGGAAGCGATCGAGGAAACTGTAGTTGCGGTCTCCGCCCCGGAGCCGAAGGAACCAGCCCTTCCCACGGAAGAGGCGGAGGCAGAGGCCGAAGCAGAAGCGGCAGAGCCTGTGCCGCCACCTCCACCAGAGGAGGTGTTCATCTGGGGAATTCCTCTCCTCGGCGACGAAAGGAGCGATGTGATCCTGTTGAAATTCCTCCGAGCCAGAGACTTCAAGGTGAAAGATGCTTTCACTATGATCAAGAACACCGTTCGTTGGCGAAAACAATTCGGCATCGAGGCTCTTCTGGACGAGGACTTGGGCAACCAGTGGGACAAAGTGGTGTTCTCCCATGGCGTCGACAGGGAAGGCCACCCTGTCTGCTACAACGTGTTCGGTGAGTTCGAGAACAAGGACTTGTATCAAGCCACCTTCTCTGACGACGAAAAGAGCCTCAAATTCTTGCGATGGAGGATTCAGTTTTTGGAGAAGAGCATCATAAAACTCGACTTCAGCCCCAGTGGCATCTCCACCATTGTTCAAGTCAACGACCTCAAAAACTCGCCTGGACTCACAAAGTGGGAGCTCAGAAACGCCACCAGGCGAGCTCTGCAACTATTACAAGACAATTATCCTGAATTCGCTGCCAAACAG GTGTTCATCAACGTGCCATGGTGGTATTTAGCCGTGAACAGGATGATCAGCCCCTTTTTCACTCAGAGAACGAAGAGCAAGTTTGTGTTCGCCGGACCATCGAAGACTGCTGAGACCCTATTCAA GTACGTTGCTCCTGAACAAGTACCAGTTCAATATGGTGGATTAAGCAGGGAAGGCGAGCAAGAATTTTCCGTTGAAGACCCTGTTACTGAAGTTGCCATAAAGGCTGCAGCGAAACACACTGTTGAATTCCCAATTTCTGAG CCAAGCCTTCTGGTTTGGGAATTGAGAGTTGTAGGATGGGATGTCAGCTATGGGGCAGAGTTCTCGCCCAGTGCTGAAGGTGGCTATACTGTGATTGTACAGAAGACAACGAAGCTTGGGCCAGCTGATGAACCTGTGATCTCCAACAGCTACAGGGTTGGTGAAGCTGGTAAAATTGTGCTCACCATCGACAATTTGAGctccaagaagaagaagatcttGTTGTACAGATCAAAGACCAAACCCGTTTCTGATTGA
- the LOC101210271 gene encoding uncharacterized protein LOC101210271 isoform X2, with amino-acid sequence MRIMLMGPISCSVQTGVSLNLAGSFTLVGIPNPGRVSSFLPRSRSISRVPLIITERHFSKNRIFHSQAQPPLLSAERRWNLSVYATTSLDLPLLPFGVNDVLVPSESKTLHLYEARYLALLDEVERLQVGALVTIRGIGRVKIIELLQVDPYLRGTILSVRDNIVQDECLLSSKVMDVKNVLHNLNSLEIKLKAPKDELLQTQILNSLNWAEKGIYVDIDQNFVPSLAERVSFAAFQPVSGSTKSELQSLQLKKLKAMDMKNTHERLNKSLKLTKENISIVAAKLAIQSIEI; translated from the exons ATGAGGATAATGCTAATGGGTCCCATAAGTTGCAGCGTTCAAACTGGGGTTTCTCTGAATCTTGCTGGTTCCTTCACTTTGGTTGGCATTCCCAATCCGGGGAGAGTTTCTTCATTCCTTCCCAGAAGTAGAAGTATAAGTAGGGTCCCCCTGATCATTACTGAACGCCACTTCAGCAAGAACAGAATATTTCATTCTCAAGCACAACCTCCCCTACTTTCTGCCGAGAGAAGATGGAATTTATCCGTGTATGCCACCACCTCTCTAGACCTTCCGCTGCTTCCCTTTGGTGTCAATGAC GTTCTTGTTCCGTCGGAGAGTAAAACACTGCATCTCTATGAAGCCAGGTATCTAGCTCTATTGGATGAG GTCGAGAGATTGCAGGTGGGGGCATTAGTTACCATCAGAGGAATTGGACGTGTCAAAATCATTGAGCTTCTGCAA GTTGATCCTTATTTACGTGGCACAATTTTATCTGTGAGGGATAATATTGTTCAAGATGAATGTTTGTTAAGTTCAAAAGTGATGGACGTCAAAAACGTTCTTCATAATTTGAATAGTTTGGAGATCAAATTGAAG GCTCCCAAGGACGAATTGTTGCAGACTCAAATACTGAACTCACTTAATTGGGCTGAAAAGGGTATATATGTGGACAttgatcaaaattttgtaCCATCGTTGGCTGAAAGAGTATCCTTCGCAGCCTTCCAACCAGTTTCAG gaTCAACTAAATCTGAGTTGCAGAGTTTGCAGCTAAAAAAACTCAAGGCAATGGATATGAAGAATACCCATGAAAGGCTAAATAAATCAttgaaattaacaaaagaaaatatatccaTTGTGGCAGCCAAACTTGCTATACaatcaattgaaatttag
- the LOC101210271 gene encoding uncharacterized protein LOC101210271 isoform X1, with protein MRIMLMGPISCSVQTGVSLNLAGSFTLVGIPNPGRVSSFLPRSRSISRVPLIITERHFSKNRIFHSQAQPPLLSAERRWNLSVYATTSLDLPLLPFGVNDVLVPSESKTLHLYEARYLALLDESLFRKNKVFVHFVLDPVAVSDSSREISFAARHACLVFIENVERLQVGALVTIRGIGRVKIIELLQVDPYLRGTILSVRDNIVQDECLLSSKVMDVKNVLHNLNSLEIKLKAPKDELLQTQILNSLNWAEKGIYVDIDQNFVPSLAERVSFAAFQPVSGSTKSELQSLQLKKLKAMDMKNTHERLNKSLKLTKENISIVAAKLAIQSIEI; from the exons ATGAGGATAATGCTAATGGGTCCCATAAGTTGCAGCGTTCAAACTGGGGTTTCTCTGAATCTTGCTGGTTCCTTCACTTTGGTTGGCATTCCCAATCCGGGGAGAGTTTCTTCATTCCTTCCCAGAAGTAGAAGTATAAGTAGGGTCCCCCTGATCATTACTGAACGCCACTTCAGCAAGAACAGAATATTTCATTCTCAAGCACAACCTCCCCTACTTTCTGCCGAGAGAAGATGGAATTTATCCGTGTATGCCACCACCTCTCTAGACCTTCCGCTGCTTCCCTTTGGTGTCAATGAC GTTCTTGTTCCGTCGGAGAGTAAAACACTGCATCTCTATGAAGCCAGGTATCTAGCTCTATTGGATGAG TCTTTATTTAGGAAGAACAAAGTTTTCGTGCATTTTGTGTTGGATCCTGTCGCTGTCAGTGACTCATCAAGGGAAATATCATTTGCAGCTAGACATGCTTGTTTAGTTTTCATTGAGAAT GTCGAGAGATTGCAGGTGGGGGCATTAGTTACCATCAGAGGAATTGGACGTGTCAAAATCATTGAGCTTCTGCAA GTTGATCCTTATTTACGTGGCACAATTTTATCTGTGAGGGATAATATTGTTCAAGATGAATGTTTGTTAAGTTCAAAAGTGATGGACGTCAAAAACGTTCTTCATAATTTGAATAGTTTGGAGATCAAATTGAAG GCTCCCAAGGACGAATTGTTGCAGACTCAAATACTGAACTCACTTAATTGGGCTGAAAAGGGTATATATGTGGACAttgatcaaaattttgtaCCATCGTTGGCTGAAAGAGTATCCTTCGCAGCCTTCCAACCAGTTTCAG gaTCAACTAAATCTGAGTTGCAGAGTTTGCAGCTAAAAAAACTCAAGGCAATGGATATGAAGAATACCCATGAAAGGCTAAATAAATCAttgaaattaacaaaagaaaatatatccaTTGTGGCAGCCAAACTTGCTATACaatcaattgaaatttag
- the LOC101210271 gene encoding uncharacterized protein LOC101210271 isoform X3: MTFLPALQVLVPSESKTLHLYEARYLALLDESLFRKNKVFVHFVLDPVAVSDSSREISFAARHACLVFIENVERLQVGALVTIRGIGRVKIIELLQVDPYLRGTILSVRDNIVQDECLLSSKVMDVKNVLHNLNSLEIKLKAPKDELLQTQILNSLNWAEKGIYVDIDQNFVPSLAERVSFAAFQPVSGSTKSELQSLQLKKLKAMDMKNTHERLNKSLKLTKENISIVAAKLAIQSIEI, encoded by the exons ATGAC TTTCTTACCTGCTTTGCAGGTTCTTGTTCCGTCGGAGAGTAAAACACTGCATCTCTATGAAGCCAGGTATCTAGCTCTATTGGATGAG TCTTTATTTAGGAAGAACAAAGTTTTCGTGCATTTTGTGTTGGATCCTGTCGCTGTCAGTGACTCATCAAGGGAAATATCATTTGCAGCTAGACATGCTTGTTTAGTTTTCATTGAGAAT GTCGAGAGATTGCAGGTGGGGGCATTAGTTACCATCAGAGGAATTGGACGTGTCAAAATCATTGAGCTTCTGCAA GTTGATCCTTATTTACGTGGCACAATTTTATCTGTGAGGGATAATATTGTTCAAGATGAATGTTTGTTAAGTTCAAAAGTGATGGACGTCAAAAACGTTCTTCATAATTTGAATAGTTTGGAGATCAAATTGAAG GCTCCCAAGGACGAATTGTTGCAGACTCAAATACTGAACTCACTTAATTGGGCTGAAAAGGGTATATATGTGGACAttgatcaaaattttgtaCCATCGTTGGCTGAAAGAGTATCCTTCGCAGCCTTCCAACCAGTTTCAG gaTCAACTAAATCTGAGTTGCAGAGTTTGCAGCTAAAAAAACTCAAGGCAATGGATATGAAGAATACCCATGAAAGGCTAAATAAATCAttgaaattaacaaaagaaaatatatccaTTGTGGCAGCCAAACTTGCTATACaatcaattgaaatttag
- the LOC101210518 gene encoding uncharacterized protein LOC101210518 — translation MGFASAGAQLISLPPTGSSSRRVGKPFQPPYFKFAYPLPSRKYSNMGVWRWKGKLRYSVEGRMKDDDDDDACELVNGMELSIGEQPHHSIPAYLFKAVKNNNGTAILLLSDLFAFQHSSIRDFAYRLACIGFNVLLPDLVHEDVWEKPPAEHCAKQEMQRIAEDIGTVTKWLTEEFSAAGLSMKLGIIGFGYGGGRVIDVLARDEGTCFLIGASIYGTQVDPSLATKVKVPVLLISGDNDPLCPVSVMKDLEKGIGEGSKLVIFGGRGHGFVHNPGSPEEDDDAEKAFLMLRNWLHHGLVAINNLANCHG, via the exons ATGGGATTTGCCTCTGCTGGAGCGCAGTTGATTTCCCTTCCACCAACTGGGAGCAGTAGCCGCCGTGTCGGGAAGCCATTTCAACCACCTTACTTCAAATTTGCTTATCCTCTCCCTTCT aggAAATACAGTAATATGGGTGTTTGGAGATGGAAGGGTAAACTGCGTTATAGCGTAGAGGGCCGAATGaaggatgatgatgatgatgatgcttGTGAACTAGTGAATGGAATGGAGCTTTCAATTGGGGAACAACCTCATCATTCAATCCCTGCATATCTCTTTAAGGCAGTCAAGAACAATAATGGAACTGCTATTCTTCTCTTGTCCGATCTCTTTGCCTTTCAACATTCTTCCATTAGAGACTTTGCTTATCGTCTTGCTTGCATTGGCTTCAA TGTCTTACTTCCAGATTTAGTTCACGAAGATGTATGGGAGAAACCGCCAGCTGAACACTGTGCAAAACAAGAGATGCAGAGGATTGCAGAAGATATAGGAACAGTAACAAAATGGTTGACCGAAGAGTTTTCAGCAGCAGGCCTCTCAATGAAGCTTGGGATCATTGGATTTGGGTACGGGGGAGGCCGAGTAATAGATGTTCTAGCTCGAGACGAGGGTACCTGTTTCTTGATTGGAGCCTCCATCTATGGCACTCAGGTAGATCCATCACTTGCTACCAAAGTCAAGGTTCCTGTGTTGCTCATCTCAGGGGACAATGATCCACTTTGTCCAGTGAGTGTCATGAAGGATTTGGAGAAAGGGATTGGAGAAGGCTCCAAATTAGTGATATTTGGGGGAAGAGGCCATGGCTTTGTTCACAATCCTGGATCTccagaagaagatgatgatgctGAAAAGGCTTTTCTAATGCTTAGAAATTGGCTACATCACGGCTTGGTTGCAATTAATAATTTAGCTAACTGCCATGGGTAA
- the LOC101210763 gene encoding uncharacterized protein LOC101210763 isoform X1 codes for MAENKGVVPPPHDLSAKWDACLDLTLRRFVYSSFAGAFGGLLFFRSPVTRWASIAFGAGLGIGSAYTDCNSLFEGSTAKFTSPKITEAQPSQEGQD; via the exons ATGGCTGAGAACAAAGGGGTTGTTCCTCCACCCCACGATTTGAGTGCCAAGTGGGATGCTTGTCTTGATTTGACGCTGCGTCGATTCGTTTACTCTTCCTTCGCTGGTGCATTTGGTGGCCTCCTTTTCTTCA GGAGTCCGGTGACTCGTTGGGCTTCTATAGCTTTTGGCGCTGGATTGGGCATTGGATCAGCATACACAGATTgtaattctttatttgaaGGTTCCACCGCCAAATTCACATCTCCAAAAATCACAGAGGCTCAGCCTTCACAG GAGGGGCAAGATTAA
- the LOC101210763 gene encoding uncharacterized protein LOC101210763 isoform X2: MAENKGVVPPPHDLSAKWDACLDLTLRRFVYSSFAGAFGGLLFFRSPVTRWASIAFGAGLGIGSAYTDCNSLFEGSTAKFTSPKITEAQPSQVKFR, translated from the exons ATGGCTGAGAACAAAGGGGTTGTTCCTCCACCCCACGATTTGAGTGCCAAGTGGGATGCTTGTCTTGATTTGACGCTGCGTCGATTCGTTTACTCTTCCTTCGCTGGTGCATTTGGTGGCCTCCTTTTCTTCA GGAGTCCGGTGACTCGTTGGGCTTCTATAGCTTTTGGCGCTGGATTGGGCATTGGATCAGCATACACAGATTgtaattctttatttgaaGGTTCCACCGCCAAATTCACATCTCCAAAAATCACAGAGGCTCAGCCTTCACAGGTGAAATTCAGAT GA